Proteins from one Fragaria vesca subsp. vesca linkage group LG6, FraVesHawaii_1.0, whole genome shotgun sequence genomic window:
- the LOC101305201 gene encoding zinc finger CCCH domain-containing protein 39-like, with amino-acid sequence MSNSRSSCQFFTPFLIEGKEFGAVSDIEHHQAFKKPRISEVGSDSTMAGRRYRWLHYKTRLCSNFKRGRCHYGEACLYAHGVEELRNTLGGSQNEKGVLGRTEYGNHGICDRLKLCKMFSNQGRCEYGEKCRFRHVILKRIKDDESVITISAGGSEGSINGGYGQFGGKRSLGLDVDTNGGSGGRHFRQHGSVAVGRGMLSNTCIASESFADEHAVLRKLCGYTTAETKYSKTYTISREMQVRDGKFDWNELEKMSRIYADWIEEIPLVHRKVQC; translated from the exons ATGAGTAATTCTCGATCATCCTGCCAATTCTTCACTCCATTTTTGATAGAGGGTAAAGAATTCGGAGCTGTATCTGACATTGAGCACCACCAAGCTTTCAAGAAACCCAGAATCTCTGAGGTTGGGTCAGACTCAACGATGGCCGGGAGGAGATATAGGTGGTTGCATTACAAGACCCGTTTGTGCAGTAACTTCAAACGAGGTCGTTGCCATTACGGTGAGGCGTGTCTCTATGCTCACGGCGTTGAAGAACTCCGCAACACTTTGGGTGGTTCGCAAAATGAGAAGGGCGTGTTGGGTAGGACTGAGTATGGTAATCATGGAATTTGTGATAGACTTAAACTGTGTAAGATGTTCTCTAATCAAGGGAGATGTGAATATGGAGAGAAATGCCGCTTTCGTCATGTGATTCTGAAAAGAATCAAAGATGATGAGTCAGTGATAACCATTTCAGCTGGTGGGTCTGAAGGGTCTATCAATGGTGGTTATGGTCAATTTGGGGGCAAGAGGTCTCTGGGTTTGGATGTTGATACTAATGGAGGGAGTGGAGGGAGGCATTTTAGGCAACATGGCTCTGTTGCAGTAGGGAGAGGTATGCTGAGTAACACCTGCATTGCGAGTGAAAGCTTTGCTGATGAACATGCCG TGCTAAGGAAGCTTTGTGGCTACACTACCGCGGAGACCAAATATTCGAAGACTTATACTATTTCTAGAGAAATGCAAGTTAGGGACGGCAAGTTCGACTGGAATGAACTTGAGAAAATGAGTCGTATCTATGCTGATTGGATTGAAGAAATTCCTCTTGTACATAGGAAGGTGCAGTGCTGA
- the LOC101311686 gene encoding uncharacterized protein LOC101311686, translating to MASCSLGTSYPKITNLNLGRTRVGISQSYGVRTWTLQRPQLYSGLSISRRSEKVSHVHSAPSLEIISATSSDDGSKESDSGSASPRIPNFDEIQSLLTTICDTTSVAEVQLKLGGFRLHVVRELTENVSTPPPSIPAPVSVSTPAEVPESNGSVPTQSLAITRAESSSRDIQTLLDKAADEGLVLIQSPRVGSFRRSRTIKGKRAPPSCKEKQIVKEGQVICYIEQLGGELPIESDVAGEVIKILREDGEPVGYGDALVAVLPSFPGIKKLQ from the exons ATGGCTTCCT GTAGCCTAGGGACATCATACCCTAAAATTACAAACTTGAACTTGGGTAGAACAAGAGTTGGGATTTCACAGTCGTATGGTGTAAGAACTTGGACACTGCAAAGACCGCAACTTTACTCAGGTTTGTCAATATCAAGACGGTCAGAGAAAGTGTCACATGTACACAGTGCTCCATCTTTAGAAATCATAT CTGCGACAAGTTCAGATGATGGTTCTAAAGAGAGTGATTCTGGTTCAGCCAGCCCGCGCATTCCAAACTTTGATGAG ATACAGTCTTTGCTTACAACAATATGTGATACAACTTCAGTTGCAGAGGTTCAGTTAAAA CTCGGTGGATTTCGGTTACATGTGGTGAGAGAGTTGACTGAAAATGTTAGCACTCCACCTCCTTCGATTCCCGCTCCTGTTAGTGTAAGTACACCTGCTGAAGTACCCGAATCAAATGGATCAGTTCCTACACAATCTTTAGCTATCACTAGGGCAGAGTCTTCTTCAAGAGATATTCAAACATTGTTAGATAAAGCTGCTGATGAAGGCTTGGTGTTAATTCAGTCTCCACGG GTTGGGTCATTTAGGAGATCTCGAACAATAAAGGGGAAGCGTGCTCCTCCATCATGTAAAGAG AAGCAAATAGTGAAAGAGGGCCAAGTGATCTGCTACATAGAACAGCTAGGGGGAGAACTTCCAATTGAG TCTGATGTGGCTGGGGAGGTCATCAAGATACTACGAGAAGATGGTG AACCGGTTGGATACGGTGATGCTCTGGTTGCCGTTCTTCCTTCGTTTCCAGGGATTAAGAAGCTTCAGTAG
- the LOC101305497 gene encoding uncharacterized protein LOC101305497: MSCDLMPTVAIKALVYPGAIAKALVKNEAIPSYSNLNLHDPSAVTAADAIADLQRLEVLVGSYLSVAGAFWGLIKPWRVSFYGVLLILWGLVKEFMLTKSADPSLIYIHPAMSIAICSAFLSIAKDVRRIIRSYRGLQIVKEKPL; the protein is encoded by the exons ATGTCATGTGATCTGATGCCTACAGTTGCAATAAAGGCTCTAGTCTACCCTGGTGCTATTGCAAAAGCATTGGTGAAAAATGAAGCAATCCCAAGTTATAGTAACTTGAATTTACATGACCCCTCTGCTGTAACTGCAGCTGATGCAATTGCTGATCTGCAGCGCCTAGAG GTTCTGGTTGGAAGCTACTTGTCAGTGGCTGGAGCATTCTGGGGACTTATAAAACCATGGAGAGTGAGCTTCTATGGTGTGCTTCTTATCCTATGGGGCCTTGTTAAGGAATTTATGTTGACGAAATCAGCTGATCCGAGTCTTATATACATCCACCCAGCAATGTCAATTGCTATCTGTTCTGCCTTCTTGTCTATAGCTAAGGATGTAAGGAGGATAATTCGAAGCTATAGAGGTCTTCAGATTGTAAAAGAGAAACCTTTATGA
- the LOC101311978 gene encoding probable amino-acid racemase-like, with protein sequence MTTPSHTLNYPFHKLAPVDTHKTLYKTRWNQGFAALSPVLLHAESGKFPKYKTNSGLIKACSDSFLGVPNTIGIIGGVSVDSTVYFLKKLVHWSKNGEGCPPFVLCCDPVLNKELSLIQRSSAPLLNNKYERTTRDPTSVVENLRNKRIYLEHSGACCIVMPCHMSHSWHNEISEGCSVPFLHMGECVVKELKEAKLRPLEAGSPLRIGLLATKAILTAGFYQEKLKSEGFEVVLPDEATMEHTIIPAIEALNRKDIEGSQNLLRIALQVLLVRAVNSVILASDDIRDLLPQDDPLLEKCIDPMDALARSTIKLATSVENVKRSVVRKELQKK encoded by the exons ATGACAACTCCTTCTCACACTTTGAACTATCCTTTTCACAAATTGGCTCCTGTAGATACACATAAAACCCTCTACAAGACGAGGTGGAATCAGGGTTTCGCTGCTCTTTCCCCAGTTCTCTTACACGCAGAAAGTGGGAAGTTTCCGAAGTATAAGACGAATTCCGGTTTGATTAAGGCTTGCAGCGATTCTTTCCTGGGTGTACCCAATACAATTGGTATAATTGGAGGGGTATCTGTTGATTCTACTGTATATTTTTTGAAAAAACTAGTTCACTGGAGTAAGAATGGAGAAGGTTGTCCTCCTTTTGTTCTATGCTGTGATCCTGTGTTAAATAAAGAGCTGTCATTGATACAAAGAAGCTCAGCTCCTTTGCTTAACAATAAATATGAACGAACTACACGAGATCCTACTTCAGTTGTGGAGAATCTGAGGAATAAGAGGATTTATCTTGAACATTCTGGAGCTTGTTGCATAGTAATGCCTTGTCATATGTCACATTCTTGGCATAATGAAATTTCTGAGGGATGTTCTGTTCCTTTCCTCCATATGGGTGAGTGTGTTGTCAAGGAGCTCAAGGAAGCGAAGTTGAGGCCGCTTGAAGCTGGGAGTCCTTTGCGGATTGGATTGCTTGCTACTAAAGCAATTTTGACAGCAGGATTCTATCAGGAGAAATTGAAAAGCGAG GGGTTTGAGGTTGTGTTGCCAGATGAAGCGACCATGGAACACACTATCATCCCTGCTATTGAAGCTTTAAACAGAAAAGACATAGAGGGATCACAGAATCTTTTGAGGATTGCACTCCAGGTTCTTCTAGTGAGGGCTGTGAACTCTGTAATTCTTGCCTCTGATGATATCCGGGATCTTCTTCCCCAGGATGATCCTCTTCTTGAGAAATGCATTGATCCTATGGATGCATTGGCTCGGTCAACCATAAAATTGGCTACATCTGTTGAAAATG TTAAAAGGAGTGTAGTCAGGAAAGAACTTCAGAAGAAGTGA
- the LOC101304604 gene encoding uncharacterized RNA-binding protein C17H9.04c-like, with amino-acid sequence MSRPGDWNCRSCQHLNFQRRDSCQRCGDVKSGGGGGGGLDFGAFNGGRLGGGGSSFGFGSATTGSDVRPGDWYCAAGNCGAHNFASRSSCFKCGAFKDEFLATGGGGFDSEMPRSRGGFGLGNGGAGAGGGGRPGWKSGDWICTRFGCNEHNFASRMECFRCNAPRDTY; translated from the exons ATGAGCAGGCCAGGAGATTGGAACTGCAGGTCATGCCAGCACCTCAACTTCCAGAGGCGCGACTCGTGCCAGCGATGTGGAGATGTCAAGTCTGGAGGAGGAGGAGGAGGAGGACTTGACTTTGGGGCTTTCAATGGCGGAAGGCTCGGAGGAGGAGGGTCTTCATTTGGGTTCGGTAGCGCAACCACTGGCTCCGATGTGAGGCCTGGTGACTGGTACTGCGCTGCCGGCAACTGTGGCGCCCACAACTTCGCCAGCCGCTCTAGCTGCTTCAAGTGTGGTGCTTTCAAGGATGAGTTTCTTGCTACTGGAGGCGGCGGCTTTGACTCTGAAATGCCTCGCTCCAGGGGAGGTTTCGGGTTGGGAAATGGCGGCGCCGGCGCTGGTGGTGGTGGGCGGCCTGGATGGAAATCTGGAGATTGGATTTGTACTAG GTTCGGATGCAACGAGCATAACTTTGCTAGCAGAATGGAATGTTTCAGATGCAATGCCCCAAGAGACACATACTAG
- the LOC101304898 gene encoding DNA (cytosine-5)-methyltransferase DRM2-like has translation MAPLLGFLCDESHSSVDDNDTDWNTDDEIDNFTLLPSSGVIHPCPQANVLSWEVSSSRPSSSNSKVLDQFIGMGFSKKMVEKAIEEHGEENTEAVLETLLTYSALESSPHEQLQMDSDLFSSDDESFFDDFSDEDITSPASEEENLLMSLITMGYQKEEATTAIERCGPSSSLVELTDFLSAAQLVKEEDLDALFSLEETPRLEHVHTHDPKKKRKVTVSDILKRKRQRGHICTDDETLRLPNPMIGFGIPTGACQSRRILPNAAIGPPYFYYENVALAPKGVWETISRSLYDVPPEFVDSKHFCCAARKRGYVHNLPIANRFPLTPLPPQTIHEAFPLTKEWWPSWDIRTKLNCIVTCYSSAKLSERMLKLLQGCDGIPPERVQRAIMHECRKWNLLWVGKNKVAPLEPGEVEILMGFPKDHTRGVSRTDRYKSIGNAFQVHTVAYHFSVLRDKFPNGINVLSLFSGIGGAEVALHSLGIRMKNVVSVEISEVNRDIVQCWWEQTEQTGKLIHLADVKELDSERLKQFIHSFGGFDLVVGGSPCNNLTGSNRYHRDGLEGKESSLFFHYCRILDLVKSIMAGLL, from the exons ATGGCTCCATTATTGGGGTTTCTTTGT GATGAGAGTCATTCTAGTGTGGATGACAATGATACTGACTGGAACACAGATGACGAAATCGACAACTTCACTCTCTTGCCTTCTTCGGGTGTGATACATCCTTGTCCACAAGCTAATGTGCTCTCCTGGGAG GTGAGCTCATCACGTCCAAGCTCTTCCAACTCCAAAGTTCTTGATCAGTTTATAGGGATGGGATTTTCAAAGAAGATGGTTGAAAAAGCAATTGAAGAACATG GAGAAGAAAATACTGAGGCAGTTCTGGAAACGCTCCTCACCTATTCG GCTCTTGAAAGTTCACCTCATGAACAGCTACAAATGGATTCTGATCTCTTCTCCTCGGATGACGAAAGCTTTTTTGATGATTTTTCAGATGAG GATATTACAAGTCCTGCATCTGAGGAGGAAAATCTACTCATGTCTTTGATCACAATGGGGTACCAAAAAGAGGAGGCTACGACAGCAATAGAGAGATGTG GTCCTAGCTCCTCACTTGTGGAGTTGACTGATTTCTTATCTGCTGCTCAGTTGGTAAAGGAAGAAGATCTGGATGCCCTTTTTTCTCTTGAAGAGACG CCTAGACTAGAACATGTGCACACTCATGATCCTAAGAAGAAACGGAAAGTTACTGTATCTGATATATTGAAAAGGAAAAGGCAGAGGGGGCACATATGCACAGATGATGAGACACTTCGCCTCCCAAATCCGATGATTGGGTTTGGAATTCCAACTGGAGCATGCCAATCTAGGAGAATTCTTCCAAATGCAGCCATAGGGCCTCCATACTTTTATTACGAGAATGTTGCCCTTGCTCCTAAAGGGGTTTGGGAGACTATATCCAGATCTTTATACGATGTTCCACCAGAGTTTGTTGATTCAAAACATTTCTGTTGTGCAGCTAGAAAGAGGGGTTACGTCCACAATCTTCCAATTGCGAACAGATTTCCTCTAACTCCACTCCCCCCACAAACCATACATGAGGCATTTCCCTTGACAAAAGAATGGTGGCCTTCTTGGGACATAAGAACAAAGCTAAACTGTATAGTAACTTGCTATTCTAGTGCAAAGTTATCAGAGAGGATGCTGAAGCTTCTTCAGGGCTGTGATGGCATTCCACCAGAAAGAGTCCAGCGGGCTATCATGCATGAATGCCGCAAATGGAATCTATTGTGGGTTGGAAAAAATAAAGTTGCCCCACTTGAGCCTGGTGAAGTGGAAATCCTCATGGGGTTTCCAAAGGATCACACAAGAGGAGTCAGCCGCACTGATAGATACAAATCAATTGGCAATGCATTTCAG GTTCACACTGTTGCATACCACTTCTCGGTCTTGCGAGACAAGTTTCCCAATGGTATCAACGTCCTCTCTCTATTCTCTGGTATAGGTGGAGCAGAAGTAGCCCTTCATAGTCTAGGGATCCGTATGAAGAATGTGGTCTCTGTAGAGATATCAGAAGTGAACAGAGACATAGTGCAGTGTTGGTGGGAGCAAACAGAGCAAACTGGGAAATTGATTCACCTTGCTGATGTAAAAGAGCTGGATTCTGAGCGTCTGAAACAGTTTATCCATTCATTCGGAGGATTTGATCTTGTAGTGGGTGGGAGCCCCTGCAATAATCTAACCGGCAGCAACAGGTATCATCGAGATGGACTCGAGGGCAAAGAATCTTCACTTTTCTTTCACTACTGTCGAATTCTGGACTTGGTCAAGTCTATTATGGCAGGACTATTGTAG